The Euphorbia lathyris chromosome 4, ddEupLath1.1, whole genome shotgun sequence genomic interval AATTTggttaaaatataatatatccCATCTACATACATACATAGAGAGAttatgaaagaagaagaagcttaGAGATAGCGTCGGAATTGACAGTTCCTTCCTTCCATTCCAGCAATGTCGAATGGTCTTCACTTTCCTTCTTCTCTGTCCACTCAACGCTTTCTTccacttcctcctcctcctcctcctcttttcTTTACCGTTGCTTCCCGCCAAAAGTACTTCCACCCACCGGATACCACTACTTGTTCAGTTGCTGCAAATTTCAAATCTCCTCTAGCCAAGACCCAGTCTTTGTCTTTTGCTGACAGAGACCCCATGATTCCTCCTTATAACGTCTTAATCACTGGCTCAACCAAGGGTCCGTTTCTCTTTTGCTCACTCTGACTTCCTTATTATTAATGCTGCTTCATTTTATGCCTTTCATTTCCAATATGTTGGGTTGGGCAACAAATAATAGATGGTTTCTAAATGGAGTTAGATATCATGATAAAAGTATTGAAGGCTATTACTGCTTTATGGCCTGCCCTGTTCACTGTTGAAGTTTGGTAAGATTTAATAGGAGTATTTTTGAACGAAGATCAGGTTTTGTTTCTTACAAGGGTTATAGCAAGACTGAAGAAGAtaacttaatttttattgttatatgTTATTAAGTAGTCTGATTCATTCTTAATCTTATGCTATAACTGCTAAAAAAATGAGGATATGCTCCCTTTTGATGTTTGTTAACTAAGTTTCCAGAATCATCAGTTGTTTACAGCACTAGGAGATGTGCTGTGAACTGGTTGAAAATGTCTTCtgtttttatatatttgttTGTTGAATTGGTTGGCTGTTGGCtgacaaaaattaatttttttgtaattCAGGAATAGGGTATGCACTAGCTAAAGAGTTTCTAAAGGCAGGTGACAATGTTATAATTTGCTCGAGATCATGTAAGTTTCTTGATTATTGTGGATTTATGATTTTGTATAAAAAGCagcacctctctctctctctcttttttgtttttttttttgaaaaaaagcagcatcatttttttttcagtATTTCTATATTTTGTTTTGGTAAGTATGAGAATGTCACTTTCCATGTACAATATGAACAGAAAAGATCTGTTCGCAGTGAATGTGGTATGATGCGTAAGAGTATCTGTACAACTTGTTACGCTTTCTATGTGTGTATGTGGGCATCGATGGTTTAATACGTGTGGATAGCTTTATGGTTATTGGTTAGGGAACTCTATATAAAGTGCAATCCTTGGACGCCTGTATTTCGTTTCCATTTAACTTGATACACTCAAGTTTATTgggtttaaatttaaaaaatgtgTGTGCCTAATTAATGTTATTTCAGTTTTCTAGATTCACACTTTTAGCTTAGTTGAGTAGATTGATCAAATCATTATATAGGTTAAATAGGAGGATAGGATATTCAAGTTTCTAGTCTGTGGGAACCGTGGAGAATAAGGCTTCTTCATAATTACTCTCTCATAGCTTTCTTAGTATTTCTAATTAATGTTTTCAATGATTTTGAACATTTTCAAGGTATGGAACTGTGAGGAGCAACAGATATTATTTAGATTTATATATCTAAAAGTAAGAGTCAGTAAGCTATTATTATTAGGTTAGAGGCTTTTCGCTGAGTGTCAATGGGTATGGGTTTGAAATGAAGTGGGAGGGAGTATACGTAAAGCGAGTTGAGTGAAAGGGTAACTGGAAtggggttagcatgcaaattaAATCGAGAATTTAGGAGAATGTTGATTATGGTGTTGAATTAGAATGAGGCACAAGAGAAATGCTACAAAAGTTATATGTGATTGCAAAGTTAATTGCTGAAGCTGAAATTCTATAACACCATATCCGATGAAGGATAATATATGGCAGAAACTGTGTGGGTGGTGATGAAAATGCACATAGAAAGAACAGTTTGACAAAAATGAGGATTTTAAAGTGCAGATATACTTATAGAGATAGGCTTGGCAAAGAATGAAGTTTATGGGTTGGAAGATGGAATGATACCTTATGTAGCAAAATAAGGGATACTAGAAATAGTTCTATTATCTCTAACACACATCTCACATCACATCACATCAATGCCCATCCCAACTAGTTTGGGGACCAAAATGATAGGATAGGAAGAACTAGATGAAATGAATATAAATAGagtagaagaagagaagagaatgATCCTTAGGAATGAAGTAATAACTGATGTATATTAGCAATAGAACAGTGACAAGATGATAAGAGTAAGTGATTACAGTAGAGGAATAACCCACTCGCACGGACACAGCCTCAGGCCTCTACCAACACGTAGCAGGCCCCAAATTAGCAAAACACATACCTGACTGATAACTTGCTAgattcgatttgatgatcttcgccgcggttacctgcaaaacagaaccggagacaggatcttcgggaaaactctccgacgatcaagtcagttttatgggaaggttggtaaattgatactGGTATTGTGGGGAAAAGATGTGAAAAATGTACCTTCCCATTTGCTTCTAtgtcctttttataagtgttcctaGGTAACTGCcgggggcggttactctttccaggccacgtcccttacgtggctacaaacgtggtctcgtttgttttgagtgggaggtttaatgctccgtttaggatttcggaGCGGTTACTcgttttacccgcttcctttattcggagcccgtttgatcttgaaccatgggcctaagtataggttgggcccgtgtttatgattcggcccggtttggtttcacggatcatcacatgcctcccccttagtttggcaagagccctttagggtcttttcatatgttataggggACTCTTTGTCTTCgtctggatattcaaaattcgaaagtggTTCTTTCGTTCTCCTTCATTTCGTCTCCGGCGTCAACCCTTTAGCGTTCGTTCTTCTCTGTGTTCTCTTTCACATGTAAGTGTTCCTTTCCGCAACTTGTAACTCGTTCGACCCTTTTCTTATTTCTGCTCGTCTTTCTTCGttaatatgtcgaaccctgacctcgatttcgcaccgttcgacgaaaattacgttcGCAAGGTGTCtcatgaggttgatgagatggttgatgaagtttcaaccagctctccttggtctgattcccatcccgccgattttctccatctggcgaatacaactgatgagggtctaggttttgaccctaagaagttgattccaccacctgTCCCAACTCCCCGTTTATTACCAAAAAAGGACAGgttgggaagcctagtttgccgcgagacgattgatgacttgcgggagcagtatccttggctccaaggtctgGAAACCATCATTCTCGGGGAGAATAGAGGgccgggcgactacccaaaggggtatttcatcatttttgtcgcccagattatctgcggtttcacgtatccgctggcggatgagattgcttccatccttggtggttatggaatcgcacccggacaactgcatcccaacggatgggccgacttaaccttggataaatttttggcggattgtctggaggttcccctctcgctcaagattttctctaagcttcatcatttcaagagttcgggggagtactttactttcatccgacagagcggttactacggctttgatgagaagtcgaacaaaatccgcgagtgggataagtcctatttcttcattaagttccatgaagggaatccaaactttcttcgctgctggggccgacccaatgtaaagagtttgaactttggttacCCCAGCAAGGACGAATCCGAtattataaagttcttgaagagcactcctccttttgtatggacatatgatcaggcattccatatgctaagaagccgagtagcgattgcctaccgcgagggagatcgtgttgtctatatcccttatcgcgtttttgtacaaggtactattaacttatttccaagttgatgatttcttttaaccctttgcaggggtgatcctttatctcaactcgctgcagatcgggaagcgaaagccctggcgagaaggaagaagcggatggcgggaataacttctgttgcaggggcgagttctcctgtgggggcgactccttctgttgaggcggcttccccCCAATTGCTTCCGTTTCACAGGGCCCCGCTTCTGTTTCTGAAGAGCTTCCCTTAAATAGGAAGCGGAAGAGTAATGTGGATGTGGAGTCTTCTCGCCCTAGGAAGAAGAATACCTCCGTATCCTTGACTGTCGGTGGTACATCTACGTCCACTCCATCCAAAGCCAAGGGCGGTCCCCCATTTCATGAGGTATCATAATTTATTCGCTCTTCTTGcgttatttattttctcttgtCAGTTTTCGCTGTTCTCCTGACCCTTCTCCTTGTGTATCCATAGCCGATTCCTGAtatcagcggatggtggaccagaacctttggtaaagccgtgagcttttcctgtagggacattgtttcttccatatgcaatgtccttgggcgacttcCCTCCGCTTCTCGTGTGCGCGAACAGGTGCCGCTTCCGACtgccatggaggggattgagaagcgagctatagaggtatattgctttCCACTTATGTTCTATCCTTCAAACGCATGTCTTTATTCGCTCTTTTTATTCGCGTATCGTCTTATATgtagattatcaatttcgcggagggtgctctctgcagggatgctgaacgagctagAGAGTTGGAAagccttggtactgaattggcgactcagaagtcgctttttgatgatgtccaaggcaaagtaaaggtccttgaaggtgcttgtcagaaggctatgagcgagaaggaggaagctctcaaatcccttcaggctaagtccgatgagcttcagaaagtcattgatgatctgaattcgtccaaggaagccttggagatgcaaaagaggagggccgaggagatcacagctgaagatggtgctcgcatctattggtatggagagcggattcatgcggcttatgagcatggacatccagatcatgtacttaatcgccccaaggttccaattcctgaaaaggatttagctgagaaatgggacaagttggaggccgaggatgctgatatggatgaggtacttctcctggattggcagagttttcatgattctccaattagctgtgagatcccaaatcagaacATAGAAGGAGGGGCACCACAAGATGTTTCCCACGTTGAACAAGATGTTTCTCGCTCTGATGCGGTTACTGATTTGattgttggggattcgcttgaagcagatcatcccacaggagaagatgaaggagccgctgaaggcgaagggggcaatagaggcgaaggagaagaaactgtagtataattttatttatatccgaactgttgtatgtaacaaactgccagtaTATATATCAACCGAGCGACCTTGCCGCCGCTTTTCATATATGTGCAATTGTTGTTTTATCCTTCGTCGCTTTAATGCCGGTTATTTTCGTATGTGACCCTTGCCccttgccgacttcatacttgtaatttttcgtagttagttttgttttcattagggtggccagacccttttcgcaattttttgagtactcgtttattcgcttcgcttaattttatgccttataatttttctttcaaaaataatcataaggttaatcataaggttttgcgaatgatgcgtaatcatgcatccgcctttctttaataggcaacacatttatgtgtgttTAAGATTaaacataaggttttgcgaatgatgcaacaattgaatatctttattgataaagaaaaaagacttctTGTTACATGGGTATACAAACTgtgcggga includes:
- the LOC136226125 gene encoding uncharacterized protein, whose protein sequence is MSNPDLDFAPFDENYVRKVSHEVDEMVDEVSTSSPWSDSHPADFLHLANTTDEGLGFDPKKLIPPPVPTPRLLPKKDRLGSLVCRETIDDLREQYPWLQGGFPPIASVSQGPASVSEELPLNRKRKSNVDVESSRPRKKNTSVSLTVGGTSTSTPSKAKGGPPFHEPIPDISGWWTRTFGKAVSFSCRDIVSSICNVLGRLPSASRVREQVPLPTAMEGIEKRAIEIINFAEGALCRDAERARELESLGTELATQKSLFDDVQGKVKVLEGACQKAMSEKEEALKSLQAKSDELQKVIDDLNSSKEALEMQKRRAEEITAEDGARIYWYGERIHAAYEHGHPDHVLNRPKVPIPEKDLAEKWDKLEAEDADMDEVLLLDWQSFHDSPISCEIPNQNIEGGAPQDVSHVEQDVSRSDAVTDLIVGDSLEADHPTGEDEGAAEGEGGNRGEGEETVV